In the Gossypium arboreum isolate Shixiya-1 chromosome 10, ASM2569848v2, whole genome shotgun sequence genome, one interval contains:
- the LOC108487317 gene encoding uncharacterized protein LOC108487317: MILAVLFANSEGNILVERFNGVPAEERLHWRSFLVKLGADNLKGVKNEELLVASHKSVYIVYTVLGDVSVYVVGKDEYDELALAEVIFVITSAVKDVCGKLPTERLFLDKYGRICLTLDEIIWKGYLENTDKDRIRRLVRLKPPTEF; the protein is encoded by the exons ATGATTCTCGCGGTGTTATTCGCCAACTCTGAAGGCAACATCTTAGTTGAACG CTTTAATGGAGTTCCAGCTGAGGAACGGCTGCATTGGAGATCTTTCCTAGTTAAACTGGGAGCAGATAATCTTAAAGGTGTTAAAAATGAAGAGCTGCTTGTTGCTTCTCACAA GTCTGTTTACATTGTTTACACGGTGCTTGGAGATGTCAGTGTCTATGTTGTTGGCAAAGATGAGTATGATGAACTTGCAT TGGCAGAGGTGATCTTTGTTATAACCTCAGCTGTAAAGGATGTATGTGGGAAGCTACCAACAGAGCGCCTTTTTCTGGATAAATACGGAAGGATATGCTTGACTTTGGATGAAATTATTTGGAAG GGATATCTGGAGAACACAGATAAAGACAGGATCAGGAGATTAGTACGTTTAAAACCTCCAACCGAGTTTTAG
- the LOC108488896 gene encoding ethylene-responsive transcription factor WIN1: MVKSKKFRGVRQRQWGSWVSEIRHPLLKRRVWLGTFETAEEAARAYDEAAILMSGRSAKTNFPVPKNQTGDENTTTCNSLSSILSEKLRKCCKTPSPSLTCLRLDTENAHIGVWQKRAGSRSDSCWVMTVELGKKNGEVTETNKMPASDEPITNKMVRQEVSDNGLDEEEKAALQMIEELLNRN, encoded by the exons atggtaaaatCAAAGAAGTTCAGAGGTGTCAGGCAACGGCAGTGGGGCTCTTGGGTCTCAGAGATCCGCCACCCTTTGCT GAAAAGAAGGGTTTGGCTTGGGACATTCGAAACAGCCGAAGAGGCAGCTCGAGCTTATGATGAGGCAGCCATTTTGATGAGCGGACGTAGCGCCAAAACAAACTTCCCAGTGCCCAAAAACCAAACAGGAGATGAGAATACCACGACTTGCAATTCCCTTTCTTCAATCCTCAGTGAAAAGCTTCGCAAATGTTGCAAAACTCCATCTCCTTCCCTTACCTGTTTAAGGCTTGACACTGAGAATGCTCACATCGGGGTGTGGCAAAAGAGAGCAGGGAGTCGATCAGATTCATGCTGGGTAATGACGGTTGAGCTAGGGAAGAAAAATGGGGAAGTAACTGAGACTAATAAAATGCCGGCTTCAGATGAACCCATCACCAACAAAATGGTGAGACAGGAGGTTAGTGATAATGGGTTAGACGAGGAAGAAAAGGCAGCATTGCAGATGATAGAAGAGCTTCTCAATAGGAATTGA